Proteins encoded within one genomic window of Nonomuraea gerenzanensis:
- a CDS encoding ABC transporter ATP-binding protein: MKLDLSGVSVGVDGHPIVHGADLSVADGEFVALVGPNGCGKSTLMRTIYRALRPTAGLIAVDGDDVHRLPARQAARRTAVVAQETPADLDFTVAEIVSMGRTPYRAEAAADAERGARALDRVGLTGAADRIFATLSGGEKQRVLLARALVQETRLLLLDEPTSHLDIRHQLEILHLVRELGIATLAVLHDLNQAAAFCDRLYVMSAGRIVAGGPPGQVLTPELISQVYGVRAVQRTQLVFERLKDEP; the protein is encoded by the coding sequence GTGAAGCTCGACCTGAGCGGGGTGTCCGTCGGCGTGGACGGCCACCCGATCGTGCACGGCGCCGACCTGAGCGTGGCCGACGGCGAGTTCGTGGCCCTCGTCGGGCCGAACGGCTGCGGCAAGTCCACCCTGATGCGGACGATCTACCGGGCGCTGCGTCCCACCGCCGGGCTCATCGCCGTGGACGGTGACGACGTGCACCGGCTGCCCGCCCGCCAGGCCGCCCGGCGCACCGCCGTCGTCGCCCAGGAGACCCCGGCCGACCTCGACTTCACCGTGGCCGAGATCGTCTCCATGGGCCGCACCCCGTACCGGGCCGAGGCCGCCGCCGACGCGGAGCGGGGCGCGCGGGCGCTGGACCGCGTCGGCCTGACGGGCGCCGCCGACCGGATCTTCGCCACCCTGTCCGGCGGCGAGAAGCAGCGCGTCCTGCTGGCCCGCGCGCTGGTCCAGGAGACCCGCCTGCTCCTGCTGGACGAGCCCACCTCGCACCTGGACATCCGGCACCAGCTGGAGATCCTGCACCTGGTGCGCGAGCTGGGCATCGCCACGCTCGCGGTGCTGCACGACCTCAACCAGGCCGCCGCCTTCTGCGACCGCCTCTACGTGATGAGCGCCGGCCGCATCGTGGCCGGCGGCCCGCCCGGCCAGGTCCTCACCCCCGAGCTGATCTCGCAGGTGTACGGCGTGCGCGCCGTCCAGCGCACCCAGCTCGTCTTCGAACGGCTCAAGGACGAGCCGTGA
- a CDS encoding alkaline phosphatase family protein, translated as MSISRRTMLSGLAAAGTLAGTAPAAAPAAAAGAGRRRRARHVVLVDWDGFDPAYLGRVPTPNLDRLAARGVLTVAEATYHTVSNPCRASMSTGAYPEVHGNVAYVFDAASGRAQGQSRFLAAETIAESLAAEGRTVASVQWYMIQDHGVRYGDPEHLYVQPGGGFAQRVDVAIDILHLRPVDSGGQPVTVPRIPDLLAVYSSDLDGLGHNEGPDSPNLGPLLAEHDHQLGRLIQATQDAGIFQDTAFLLTSDHGMTGWNRTLLPQVVEAVQALGHSVEVVPSGSAPAAGTEVVIVPNAVRLGDFTLRGTAAEPAARRRIRSALRGLPEISRVLDEPALRALHASDKLGDLVAEARPPYGFALDPPAGQWRGAHGSLGEIKVPLLLSGAGIRPGARPRGARLIDVAPTVAALLGTRPPAQAQGRDLTARP; from the coding sequence ATGTCGATTTCTCGGCGCACCATGCTCAGCGGCCTGGCGGCGGCCGGCACCCTCGCGGGCACGGCGCCCGCCGCAGCGCCCGCCGCAGCGGCCGGCGCCGGCCGGCGGCGCAGGGCGCGGCACGTCGTCCTGGTGGACTGGGACGGCTTCGACCCGGCCTACCTGGGCCGCGTGCCCACCCCGAACCTCGACCGGCTGGCGGCCCGGGGCGTGCTCACGGTCGCCGAGGCCACCTACCACACGGTCTCCAACCCCTGCCGCGCGTCCATGAGCACGGGCGCTTACCCGGAGGTGCACGGCAACGTCGCCTACGTCTTCGACGCGGCGAGCGGCAGGGCGCAGGGCCAGAGCCGGTTCCTGGCGGCCGAGACCATCGCCGAGTCGCTGGCGGCCGAGGGGCGCACGGTCGCCTCCGTCCAGTGGTACATGATCCAGGACCACGGCGTGCGTTACGGCGACCCCGAGCACCTGTACGTGCAGCCGGGCGGCGGGTTCGCCCAGCGCGTGGACGTGGCGATCGACATTCTCCACCTGCGGCCGGTCGACTCGGGCGGGCAGCCGGTGACCGTGCCGAGGATTCCCGACCTGCTCGCCGTCTACAGCTCCGACCTCGACGGGCTCGGCCACAACGAGGGCCCCGACAGCCCGAACCTCGGCCCGCTGCTCGCCGAGCACGACCACCAGCTCGGCCGCCTGATCCAGGCCACCCAAGATGCAGGGATTTTTCAGGACACGGCGTTTCTGCTCACCAGCGATCACGGCATGACGGGCTGGAACCGCACCCTGCTCCCGCAGGTCGTCGAGGCCGTGCAGGCCCTCGGCCACAGCGTCGAGGTCGTGCCCTCGGGCTCCGCCCCGGCCGCCGGCACGGAGGTCGTCATCGTGCCCAACGCGGTCCGCCTGGGCGACTTCACGCTGCGCGGCACCGCGGCCGAGCCGGCCGCCCGCCGCAGGATCAGGTCCGCGCTGCGCGGGCTCCCGGAGATCAGCCGGGTGCTGGACGAGCCCGCGCTGCGCGCGCTGCACGCCAGTGACAAGCTCGGCGACCTGGTGGCCGAGGCGCGGCCCCCGTACGGCTTCGCCCTCGACCCCCCGGCCGGCCAGTGGCGCGGCGCTCACGGCAGCCTGGGCGAGATCAAGGTGCCGCTGCTGCTGTCCGGCGCGGGGATCCGGCCCGGTGCCCGCCCGCGCGGCGCCCGCCTGATCGACGTCGCCCCGACCGTCGCGGCGCTGCTCGGCACCCGTCCTCCCGCGCAGGCTCAGGGCCGGGACCTCACGGCTCGTCCTTGA
- a CDS encoding P1 family peptidase, translating to MSGRSRARDLGVLVGPLPTGPLNAITDVAGVLVGQTTIDDGADLHTGVTAIVPGPMTALPAAVCTGNGYGKLVGSTQVDELGVLESPIVLTGTLSVFRAADAVLTYLMGRHPEGLSFNPLVGETNDGFLSDIRRRPISERHVLGALEGASAGLPAEGCAGAGTGTTALGFKAGIGTSSRRLVVRDLPVTVGALVQANFGGVLTVRGVPMPVEELVPEASRMEPPGNSCMIVVATDAPLDARRLGRLARRAIFAMGRVGASYSHGSGDYAIAFSTAAQSPVLPDAALNPVFAAVMDAVEEALLNSLFMATTTTGIHGHTSYAVPYDRLAMH from the coding sequence GTGAGCGGGCGCTCGCGGGCACGCGACCTCGGCGTGCTCGTCGGCCCGCTGCCGACCGGCCCGCTCAACGCGATCACCGACGTCGCCGGGGTGCTGGTCGGGCAGACCACCATCGACGACGGCGCCGACCTGCACACCGGGGTCACCGCGATCGTGCCCGGCCCCATGACGGCGCTGCCCGCCGCGGTCTGCACCGGCAACGGCTACGGCAAGCTGGTCGGCTCGACCCAGGTGGACGAGCTGGGCGTGCTGGAGTCGCCGATCGTGCTGACCGGCACGCTGTCGGTGTTCCGCGCGGCGGACGCGGTGCTCACGTACCTGATGGGGCGGCACCCGGAGGGGCTCTCCTTCAACCCGCTCGTCGGGGAGACCAACGACGGCTTCCTGTCCGACATCCGGCGCCGCCCGATCAGCGAGCGGCACGTCCTGGGCGCGCTGGAGGGCGCGTCCGCCGGCCTGCCCGCCGAGGGATGCGCGGGCGCGGGCACGGGGACGACGGCCCTGGGGTTCAAGGCCGGGATCGGCACCTCGTCCAGGCGGCTGGTGGTGCGGGACCTCCCCGTCACGGTGGGGGCGCTGGTGCAGGCCAACTTCGGCGGCGTGCTGACCGTCCGGGGCGTGCCGATGCCGGTCGAGGAGCTGGTTCCGGAGGCGTCCCGGATGGAGCCGCCGGGCAACTCGTGCATGATCGTGGTGGCCACGGACGCGCCGCTCGACGCCCGCCGCCTCGGCCGGCTGGCCCGCCGGGCGATCTTCGCGATGGGGCGGGTGGGGGCGTCGTACTCGCACGGGAGCGGTGACTACGCGATCGCGTTCAGCACGGCGGCACAGTCGCCGGTGCTGCCGGATGCCGCGTTGAACCCGGTGTTCGCGGCGGTCATGGACGCGGTGGAGGAGGCACTGCTCAACTCCCTGTTCATGGCCACCACCACGACCGGGATCCACGGTCACACGAGTTACGCGGTGCCTTACGACCGACTCGCGATGCACTAA
- a CDS encoding polysaccharide deacetylase family protein codes for MIDRKRGSSLAAGLLGAILTVCLAVTATAALAAGRRAAADCSAGYVGLTYDDGPNAGNTTNLLNALTSNGLRATMFNTGQNAQNNQGLVRAQRDAGMWIGNHSWSHPHLTQLSSAQMQSELQRTQQVIQQATGTAPRLFRPPYGETNATLRSVEQQLGLTEVLWDVDSQDWNGAGTAQIVQAASRLQNGQVILMHDQYATTLAAVPQIAANLRSRNLCAGMISPVTGRAVAPDGGSNPPSSPPPGGTCTATITQGQQWSDRFNLSVTLSGTSSWVATVTLNRPQRIIATWNGTPSWDSSGYVMTMRPNGSGNTFGFTVQHNGTWTWPSVSCRAG; via the coding sequence ATGATCGATCGGAAACGCGGTTCATCCCTCGCCGCCGGGCTCCTGGGCGCCATCCTCACCGTCTGCCTCGCCGTCACCGCCACAGCGGCGCTGGCCGCCGGGCGCAGAGCCGCCGCCGACTGCAGCGCGGGCTACGTCGGCCTGACCTACGACGACGGCCCCAACGCCGGCAACACCACCAACCTGCTCAACGCGCTGACCTCGAACGGCCTGCGCGCCACGATGTTCAACACCGGCCAGAACGCCCAGAACAACCAGGGCCTGGTCAGGGCGCAGCGCGACGCCGGCATGTGGATCGGCAACCACAGCTGGTCGCACCCGCACCTGACCCAGCTCAGCAGCGCCCAGATGCAGTCGGAGCTGCAGCGCACCCAGCAGGTCATCCAGCAGGCCACCGGCACCGCGCCACGGTTGTTCCGCCCGCCGTACGGGGAGACCAACGCCACCCTGCGGTCGGTGGAGCAGCAGCTCGGCCTGACCGAGGTGCTCTGGGACGTCGACTCCCAGGACTGGAACGGCGCCGGCACCGCGCAGATCGTGCAGGCCGCGAGCCGGCTGCAGAACGGCCAGGTCATCCTCATGCACGACCAGTACGCCACGACGCTGGCCGCCGTCCCGCAGATCGCCGCGAACCTGCGCAGCCGCAACCTGTGCGCCGGGATGATCTCCCCGGTCACCGGCAGGGCCGTCGCCCCCGACGGTGGCTCGAACCCGCCGTCCTCCCCGCCGCCCGGCGGCACCTGCACGGCCACGATCACGCAGGGCCAGCAGTGGAGCGACCGCTTCAACCTGTCGGTGACGCTCTCGGGCACCAGCTCGTGGGTCGCCACGGTCACCCTGAACCGGCCGCAGCGCATCATCGCGACCTGGAACGGCACCCCGTCATGGGACTCCAGCGGCTATGTGATGACGATGCGGCCGAACGGTAGCGGCAACACCTTCGGCTTCACCGTCCAGCACAACGGCACCTGGACCTGGCCGTCGGTCTCCTGCCGCGCGGGCTGA
- the mqo gene encoding malate dehydrogenase (quinone), producing MSDRAAYDVVLVGGGIMSATLGALLRRIRPDWSLLVLERLDGLGLESSSGWNNAGTGHAGLCEFNYTPLTASGSIDVSGAIAVNEQFQLSRQLWARLAEEGTLGDPTGFIRPVPHYAFAHGAAGVAHLRLRHAALRGHPLFEGMELTTDPAVLARWLPLMFDGRSEREPVAVCRTRGGTDVDYGVLTRRLFAALAGDGADVRTGHEVRALRRDGRSWLLRVRDLHGARDHVVRAGFVFLGAGGGTLPLLQSAGVPETRGYGGFPISGRFLRAADPGLVARHHAKVYSHAEPGAPSLSVPHLDTRVVDGRAYLMFGPFAAFSPRFLKRGRLTDLPRSVHARNAGTLLGAARHHGDLVRYLVGQLTQTPGGRLRALRRFVPDARARDWELVTAGQRVQVVKRVNGRGSIAGFGTEVVTSSHGGLAPLLGASPGASASVAIMLDVLERAFPDDVRDWRPALRDLLPSYGVPLSQDPALLRDLTRRTGTALGLDHG from the coding sequence GTGTCCGATCGAGCCGCCTACGACGTGGTGCTGGTGGGTGGCGGCATCATGAGCGCCACCCTCGGCGCGCTGCTGCGCCGGATACGGCCCGACTGGTCGCTCCTCGTGCTCGAACGGCTGGACGGCCTGGGCCTGGAGAGCTCCTCCGGCTGGAACAACGCGGGCACCGGGCACGCCGGGCTGTGCGAGTTCAACTACACGCCGCTCACCGCGTCCGGCTCGATCGACGTGAGCGGCGCCATCGCGGTCAACGAGCAGTTCCAGCTCTCCCGGCAGCTCTGGGCGCGGCTGGCCGAGGAGGGCACGCTCGGCGATCCCACGGGCTTCATCCGGCCGGTCCCGCACTACGCTTTCGCCCACGGCGCCGCCGGGGTCGCGCACCTGCGGCTGCGGCACGCGGCGTTGCGCGGGCACCCGCTGTTCGAGGGCATGGAGCTGACCACCGATCCCGCTGTGCTGGCGCGGTGGCTGCCGCTGATGTTCGACGGCCGCTCGGAGCGCGAGCCGGTGGCCGTCTGCCGCACCCGTGGCGGCACGGACGTCGACTACGGGGTGCTCACCCGCCGGTTGTTCGCCGCCCTGGCGGGCGACGGCGCCGACGTGCGGACCGGCCACGAGGTGCGGGCGCTGCGCCGCGACGGGCGGTCCTGGCTGCTGCGGGTGCGGGATCTGCACGGCGCCCGCGATCACGTCGTACGCGCCGGGTTCGTGTTCCTCGGCGCGGGCGGCGGGACGTTGCCCCTGCTGCAGAGCGCCGGCGTGCCGGAGACGCGCGGCTACGGCGGCTTCCCCATCAGCGGCCGGTTCCTCCGCGCGGCCGATCCGGGGCTGGTGGCCCGCCATCACGCCAAGGTCTACAGCCATGCCGAGCCCGGCGCGCCGTCGTTGTCGGTGCCGCACCTGGACACGCGGGTCGTGGACGGGCGGGCGTACCTCATGTTCGGCCCCTTCGCCGCGTTCTCCCCGCGCTTCCTCAAGCGCGGGCGGCTGACCGACCTGCCGCGCTCGGTGCACGCGCGCAACGCGGGCACGCTGCTCGGCGCGGCCCGCCACCACGGTGACCTCGTGCGTTACCTCGTCGGGCAGCTCACGCAGACGCCTGGCGGGCGGTTGCGGGCGCTGCGCCGGTTCGTCCCCGACGCGCGGGCGCGCGACTGGGAGCTCGTCACCGCCGGCCAGCGGGTGCAGGTGGTCAAGCGGGTGAACGGCCGGGGCTCGATCGCCGGCTTCGGCACCGAGGTCGTGACGTCGTCCCACGGCGGCCTCGCCCCCCTGCTCGGTGCCTCCCCCGGCGCCTCCGCCTCCGTGGCGATCATGCTGGACGTGCTCGAACGGGCCTTCCCTGACGACGTACGCGACTGGCGTCCGGCCCTGCGCGACCTGCTCCCCTCCTACGGCGTCCCCCTGTCACAGGACCCCGCCCTGCTGCGGGACCTCACCCGGCGCACCGGCACCGCCCTGGGCCTGGACCATGGCTGA
- a CDS encoding FadR/GntR family transcriptional regulator: protein MADGHGASLADRVEGELRRGIAGGEWQPGGLLPSEGELAFRFGVSRTVVREAISRLRAAGLVETRRGRGSSVLARPAAQDLTHSLGTVRTAQDRLHLLELRRGIEVEAAALAATRRTPAALAALDAALRRTATVRGGPSAAVEADFAFHRAVAAATGNRFYLDLLDTLGAGAITRPFAGGEPDPGHLDQVHGEHRRVRDAIAAGDAMGAAAAMRTHLDASMARLNG, encoded by the coding sequence ATGGCTGACGGTCACGGCGCGAGCCTCGCCGACCGGGTGGAGGGCGAGCTGCGGCGCGGCATCGCCGGCGGTGAGTGGCAGCCGGGCGGGCTGCTGCCGTCGGAGGGCGAGCTGGCCTTCCGGTTCGGTGTCAGCCGCACCGTCGTCCGCGAGGCCATCTCCCGGCTGCGCGCGGCGGGGCTGGTCGAGACGCGGCGCGGGCGCGGCTCGTCCGTCCTGGCCAGGCCCGCGGCGCAGGACCTGACCCACTCGCTCGGCACGGTGCGCACCGCGCAGGACCGGCTGCACCTGCTGGAGCTGCGGCGCGGCATCGAGGTGGAGGCCGCCGCGCTCGCCGCCACCCGCCGCACCCCGGCCGCGCTGGCCGCCCTCGACGCCGCACTGCGCCGCACGGCCACGGTCCGTGGCGGCCCCAGCGCCGCGGTCGAGGCCGACTTCGCCTTCCACCGGGCCGTCGCCGCCGCCACGGGGAACCGGTTCTACCTGGATCTGCTCGACACGCTCGGTGCGGGGGCGATCACCCGGCCGTTCGCCGGGGGCGAGCCCGATCCTGGGCATCTCGACCAGGTGCATGGTGAGCATCGGCGGGTTCGGGATGCGATCGCGGCGGGTGATGCGATGGGGGCGGCGGCGGCCATGCGCACCCACCTCGATGCCTCCATGGCGCGGCTCAACGGCTGA
- a CDS encoding benzoate/H(+) symporter BenE family transporter → MRVHAVLAGLVSAVVGYASSFTVVLAGLRAVGATPGQAASGLLALCCGVGAAAIFLGLRHRMPISIAWSTPGAALLMATGPVPGGFPAAVGAFVVCAGLIVLAGLSPWPARAIAAIPRPIAAAMLAGVILSLCTAPVRAIVDVPLLAVPVVLTWAVLQRYQRRWAVPGALVVAVIAIAVQGTGGGLSGAALRPAVEVTVPSLSLSAVVSIAVPLFLVTMAAQNVPGMAVMATYGYAPPLRPILVATGLASAAAAPFGGHAVNLAAITAALTAGPDTHPDPGRRWIATVALGAGQLALGLGAGLAMALVLLSPPVLVTAVAGLALLSALGSSLAGAVTEPEGREAAVVTFVVTASGMTILSIGAAFWGLVAGCLTALLLHRRPAPEQEAQEGQAQEERPGERPADRVGERS, encoded by the coding sequence ATGCGCGTGCATGCCGTCTTGGCGGGCCTGGTCAGCGCGGTGGTCGGCTACGCCAGCTCGTTCACCGTCGTGCTCGCCGGGCTGCGAGCCGTAGGGGCGACGCCGGGACAGGCGGCGTCCGGGCTGCTCGCCCTGTGCTGCGGCGTCGGCGCGGCGGCGATCTTCCTCGGGTTGCGCCACCGCATGCCGATCAGCATCGCCTGGTCCACCCCCGGCGCGGCGCTGCTGATGGCGACCGGCCCCGTGCCCGGCGGTTTTCCCGCCGCGGTCGGCGCGTTCGTCGTCTGCGCCGGGCTCATCGTCCTGGCCGGCCTGTCACCCTGGCCGGCTCGGGCGATCGCCGCCATCCCGCGCCCGATCGCCGCCGCCATGCTGGCGGGCGTCATCCTCAGCCTGTGCACCGCACCGGTCCGCGCGATCGTGGACGTCCCGTTGCTGGCGGTGCCCGTCGTCCTGACGTGGGCGGTGTTGCAGCGGTACCAGCGGCGGTGGGCCGTTCCCGGCGCGCTCGTCGTGGCGGTCATCGCCATCGCGGTGCAGGGGACGGGCGGCGGGCTGTCCGGTGCGGCGTTGCGGCCCGCCGTCGAGGTGACCGTCCCGTCGCTGAGCCTGTCGGCGGTGGTGAGCATCGCCGTCCCGCTGTTCCTCGTCACCATGGCGGCGCAGAACGTTCCGGGCATGGCGGTCATGGCGACCTACGGGTACGCGCCGCCCCTGCGCCCGATCCTGGTCGCGACCGGTCTGGCGAGTGCGGCGGCTGCGCCGTTCGGTGGGCACGCCGTCAACCTGGCCGCGATCACCGCGGCGCTGACCGCCGGCCCGGACACCCATCCCGACCCCGGCCGCCGGTGGATCGCGACGGTGGCGCTCGGCGCCGGGCAGCTGGCGCTCGGCCTCGGTGCGGGCCTGGCCATGGCGTTGGTGCTGCTGTCCCCGCCGGTGCTGGTCACCGCGGTGGCCGGGCTCGCGTTGCTGTCGGCGCTGGGCTCCTCGCTGGCGGGCGCGGTGACCGAGCCGGAGGGACGCGAGGCTGCGGTGGTCACGTTCGTGGTCACCGCGTCCGGGATGACGATTTTGAGCATCGGCGCGGCGTTCTGGGGCCTGGTGGCGGGCTGCCTGACCGCGCTCCTGCTGCACAGGCGGCCTGCACCGGAGCAGGAGGCGCAGGAGGGGCAGGCGCAGGAGGAGCGTCCAGGGGAACGCCCCGCGGACCGGGTGGGTGAGCGGTCGTAA
- a CDS encoding Gfo/Idh/MocA family protein — protein MTHPVDQNPTAPAPASHTSTEPGAGVVPQFAAPPPSRARRRYAVAGTGHRAGMYVAALTGEHADVGELVAWLDPNPARIDYYDAQVGAAQGLGGPAGLPRHEPGDLERMVAEQRVETVIVTSLDRTHADLVDRALRAGADVVVEKPLTIDADGCRRITKAVADTGRDVVMTFNYRYAPRNSTLRQVIASGTIGEVTSVHFEWALDTVHGADYFRRWHRDKSNSGGLLIHKASHHFDLINWWLGDIPAKVYASGALRFYGDENAAARGMGERPERGTGTHGDPFSLDLRADPRLDALYLQAERHDGYRRDQDPFAPGITIEDNMAVLVDYRRGARLTYSLNAHSPWEGYRVTVNGTAGRAELEVVERGFIELDADGNAVLDPSATPLGAHDPLRPEGERLVVQRHWQRPEEVPIPAGIGGHGGGDAILLMDVFRRDLRIGPDPLGRAADYRDGLRAVAVGIAANQSLLTGGPVVVDELGLGAEL, from the coding sequence GTGACCCACCCCGTCGACCAGAACCCCACTGCCCCCGCCCCCGCGTCCCACACCAGCACCGAACCGGGCGCCGGCGTGGTGCCGCAGTTCGCCGCCCCGCCGCCCTCGCGCGCCCGCCGCCGCTACGCGGTGGCGGGCACCGGGCACCGGGCCGGCATGTACGTCGCCGCGCTGACCGGCGAGCACGCCGACGTGGGCGAGCTCGTCGCCTGGCTGGACCCGAACCCGGCCCGCATCGACTACTACGACGCCCAGGTCGGCGCCGCACAGGGCCTCGGCGGCCCCGCCGGGCTGCCGCGCCACGAGCCCGGCGACCTGGAGCGGATGGTCGCCGAGCAGCGCGTCGAGACCGTCATCGTCACCAGCCTGGACCGCACCCACGCCGACCTCGTCGACCGGGCGCTGCGGGCCGGCGCGGACGTCGTGGTGGAGAAGCCGCTCACCATCGACGCCGACGGGTGCCGCCGGATCACCAAGGCCGTCGCCGACACCGGCCGCGACGTCGTGATGACCTTCAACTACCGCTACGCCCCCCGCAACTCCACCCTGCGCCAGGTGATCGCCTCAGGCACGATCGGCGAGGTGACCAGCGTGCACTTCGAGTGGGCGCTGGACACCGTGCACGGCGCCGACTACTTCCGCCGCTGGCACCGCGACAAGAGCAACTCAGGCGGCCTGCTGATCCACAAGGCCAGCCACCACTTCGACCTGATCAACTGGTGGCTCGGCGACATCCCCGCCAAGGTCTACGCCTCCGGCGCGCTGCGCTTCTACGGCGACGAGAACGCCGCCGCCCGCGGCATGGGGGAGCGCCCCGAGCGCGGCACCGGCACCCACGGCGACCCGTTCTCCCTGGACCTGCGCGCCGACCCCCGCCTCGACGCCCTCTACCTGCAGGCCGAGCGGCACGACGGCTACCGCCGCGACCAGGACCCGTTCGCGCCCGGCATCACGATCGAGGACAACATGGCCGTCCTGGTCGACTATCGGCGGGGTGCGCGGCTGACGTACTCGCTCAACGCGCACAGCCCCTGGGAGGGCTACCGCGTCACCGTCAACGGCACCGCCGGGCGTGCCGAGCTGGAGGTCGTCGAGCGCGGCTTCATCGAGCTGGACGCCGACGGCAACGCGGTGCTCGACCCGTCGGCCACCCCGCTCGGGGCGCACGACCCTCTGCGGCCGGAAGGCGAGCGCCTCGTCGTCCAGCGGCACTGGCAGCGGCCCGAGGAGGTGCCGATCCCCGCGGGCATCGGGGGCCACGGCGGTGGCGACGCCATCCTGCTCATGGACGTCTTCCGCCGGGACCTGCGCATCGGGCCCGACCCGCTCGGCCGGGCCGCCGACTACCGCGACGGCCTGCGGGCGGTCGCCGTCGGCATCGCCGCCAACCAGTCGCTGCTCACCGGCGGGCCTGTCGTCGTGGATGAGCTGGGGCTCGGCGCGGAGCTCTGA
- a CDS encoding LacI family DNA-binding transcriptional regulator: MSKGATAKRPTIMEVARLAGVSHQTVSRYLKFNGDGMRPATSERIKTAIEQLDYRPNLVARAMRNRRTGRLAILLPAGTAVSSLELLSGATASAHEAGYVVEVVTLGGASRTWSQRALELSDSGLFEGILSLTPMPLPTQRPGSVPIVVSPDYDDHMRGVGELADASHLAELVERLAAYGHRRFMHLAGDYAHTSARRRRQVYLDTLGRLGLESYTVADCGWSAQAARQAVLDLPGGSGVTAIIGANDLVAAGAIRGAWERGWRVPGDVSVTGWDNNPVTEFLPPALTTVDVDHERLGRRVVGRLLAALRGEAAPDEDERLTRVIWRESTGPAPDRAH; encoded by the coding sequence GTGAGCAAGGGCGCGACCGCGAAGCGGCCGACCATCATGGAGGTCGCGCGGCTCGCCGGCGTGTCCCACCAGACGGTGTCGCGTTACCTGAAGTTCAACGGCGACGGCATGCGGCCGGCGACCAGCGAGCGCATCAAGACGGCGATCGAGCAGCTCGACTACCGACCCAACCTGGTCGCCCGCGCCATGCGCAACCGCCGCACCGGCCGGCTGGCGATCCTCCTGCCCGCCGGCACCGCCGTCAGCTCCTTGGAGCTGCTGTCCGGCGCCACCGCGTCGGCCCACGAGGCGGGCTACGTGGTCGAGGTCGTCACGCTGGGCGGTGCTTCGCGCACCTGGTCGCAGCGGGCGCTGGAGCTGTCCGATTCCGGGCTGTTCGAGGGCATCCTGTCGCTGACGCCGATGCCCCTGCCCACCCAGCGGCCCGGCAGCGTGCCGATCGTCGTGTCCCCCGACTACGACGATCACATGCGCGGCGTCGGGGAGCTCGCCGACGCCTCCCACCTGGCCGAGCTGGTCGAACGGCTGGCCGCGTACGGGCACCGGCGGTTCATGCACCTGGCGGGCGACTACGCGCACACCTCGGCGCGCCGGCGCAGGCAGGTCTATCTCGACACCCTGGGGCGGCTGGGGCTGGAGTCGTACACGGTGGCCGACTGCGGCTGGTCGGCGCAGGCGGCGCGGCAGGCGGTGCTCGATCTTCCGGGTGGCAGCGGGGTCACGGCGATCATCGGGGCGAATGACCTGGTGGCGGCGGGGGCGATTCGGGGGGCCTGGGAGCGTGGGTGGCGGGTGCCGGGGGACGTGAGTGTCACGGGGTGGGACAACAATCCGGTGACCGAGTTCCTGCCGCCGGCGCTCACCACCGTGGATGTGGATCATGAGAGGCTGGGGCGGCGGGTGGTGGGGCGGCTGTTGGCTGCGTTGCGGGGTGAGGCGGCGCCTGATGAGGATGAGCGGCTTACGCGGGTGATCTGGCGCGAGTCGACCGGTCCCGCTCCCGACCGGGCGCACTGA
- a CDS encoding winged helix-turn-helix transcriptional regulator, translated as MQRTSFAQMHCSIGQSLERVGEWWTPLIVRDLYLGLHRFDELAENLGIARNLLTRRLETLVTDGIVERRAYQERPPRHEYHLTEAGGELVPVLMALMAWGDKWATPAGGPPVRLLHQECGAEFTPQVCCSACGEPATATNVTALPGPGAASGPGTVVLARRAGLMPEDE; from the coding sequence ATGCAACGGACCAGCTTCGCCCAGATGCACTGCTCGATCGGGCAGTCCCTGGAACGCGTCGGCGAGTGGTGGACGCCGCTGATCGTGCGCGACCTCTACCTCGGCCTGCATCGCTTCGACGAGCTCGCGGAGAACCTCGGCATCGCCCGCAACCTGCTCACCCGCCGCCTGGAGACGCTGGTCACCGACGGCATCGTGGAGCGCCGGGCGTACCAGGAGCGGCCGCCGCGGCACGAGTACCACCTCACGGAGGCCGGCGGCGAGCTGGTGCCGGTCCTGATGGCGCTGATGGCCTGGGGCGACAAGTGGGCGACCCCGGCCGGCGGCCCGCCGGTCCGCCTCCTGCACCAGGAGTGCGGCGCCGAATTCACCCCCCAGGTCTGCTGCTCGGCCTGCGGCGAACCGGCCACCGCCACCAACGTGACGGCGCTACCAGGACCGGGCGCCGCCTCCGGCCCGGGAACCGTGGTGCTGGCCAGGCGCGCCGGCCTCATGCCCGAGGACGAGTGA